From a single Bacteroidia bacterium genomic region:
- a CDS encoding agmatine deiminase family protein — protein sequence MHRLPALFLLCFILIFGPDTYAQVTDLPRGFAPKEKSFIRRYLHSRTKNTGGISTPPEFPVRTMAEWEEIEYLVISWVQYLPTLREVVRYGREECKVIILCQDTTGIRAYLEAGDVSTEGVILLKSRVNSVWIRDYGASSVYAQGVDSLWLMDWIYNRPRPDDDHIPSFLSRYLNKPLFSTTRPPFDLVNIGGNFMTDGMGTGFSSRLVLEENSVEGKFNLSSKTEAEVNEVMRRFMGINRYIKMDVLPYDGIHHIDMHMKLLNEETLLVGQYPPGVADGPKIEENLRDLISGHSSGFGFPYELVRIPMPPHQGEYPDSWWASYRTYTNAVFINKTVLVPVYGESLDTTALRIYRQILPGYRIVGINCDQIIRSGGALHCITRGIGVRDPLLIQHRQLRDRYATREPYQVNAVIRHRSGIRSAQVFFTSDTLSGFQPVEMRETIPEENIWTAFIPAYPPGTTLYYYIQAESVSGKQVSRPLPAPAGWWKFLIRQRPDPVLDPSVR from the coding sequence ATGCACCGCTTACCTGCATTATTTCTCCTCTGTTTTATCCTTATTTTTGGGCCAGATACTTACGCTCAGGTTACAGACCTGCCACGGGGTTTTGCACCAAAGGAAAAATCCTTCATCCGCAGGTATTTGCATTCCCGTACCAAAAACACAGGAGGAATTTCCACCCCGCCGGAATTTCCTGTCAGGACAATGGCCGAGTGGGAGGAAATTGAATACCTCGTCATTTCGTGGGTTCAGTATTTGCCGACGTTACGGGAAGTTGTCCGCTACGGAAGGGAAGAGTGCAAAGTCATCATTTTATGCCAGGACACAACGGGTATCAGAGCTTATCTCGAAGCGGGTGATGTCTCTACAGAAGGGGTGATTTTGCTAAAATCCCGCGTCAACAGTGTCTGGATTCGCGACTACGGAGCCAGCTCGGTCTATGCTCAGGGGGTTGATTCGTTATGGCTCATGGACTGGATATACAACCGCCCGAGGCCGGATGACGATCATATTCCTTCCTTTTTGTCGCGCTACCTCAATAAACCTCTTTTTTCCACTACCCGCCCGCCATTTGACCTGGTAAATATTGGCGGAAACTTTATGACTGACGGCATGGGTACAGGTTTTTCTTCACGCCTGGTACTGGAGGAAAATTCTGTCGAGGGAAAATTTAACCTTTCCTCCAAAACTGAGGCTGAGGTAAATGAAGTGATGCGCAGATTCATGGGTATTAACCGCTATATCAAAATGGACGTCCTGCCATACGATGGCATCCACCATATTGATATGCACATGAAACTACTGAATGAGGAAACGCTGCTGGTAGGCCAATATCCGCCCGGAGTAGCAGATGGCCCAAAGATTGAAGAGAACCTTCGGGATCTCATTTCCGGGCACTCCTCCGGCTTTGGTTTTCCTTACGAGCTGGTGCGCATTCCGATGCCCCCACATCAAGGCGAATATCCCGACAGTTGGTGGGCCAGCTACCGCACTTATACCAATGCCGTTTTTATCAATAAAACGGTGCTGGTTCCTGTGTATGGCGAATCCCTTGACACCACCGCACTGCGCATCTACAGACAGATATTGCCAGGATATCGAATCGTAGGCATCAACTGTGATCAGATCATTCGCTCGGGAGGGGCTTTGCATTGTATCACGCGGGGAATTGGCGTAAGGGATCCCCTGCTGATCCAGCACAGACAGTTGCGCGACCGTTATGCAACCCGTGAACCCTATCAGGTAAATGCCGTCATACGCCACCGTTCTGGTATTCGTTCCGCTCAGGTATTTTTTACTTCTGATACCCTTTCGGGATTCCAGCCTGTAGAAATGCGGGAAACCATTCCGGAAGAAAATATCTGGACAGCCTTTATCCCTGCCTATCCCCCGGGCACTACCCTCTATTACTATATACAGGCAGAGTCTGTCTCAGGCAAACAAGTCTCGCGTCCTCTTCCTGCGCCTGCCGGTTGGTGGAAGTTTTTAATCCGCCAGCGCCCCGATCCGGTACTTGATCCGTCTGTCCGGTGA
- the kynU gene encoding kynureninase yields the protein MHFENSLSFARERDTMDPLRSYRDRFHLPRRPNGEPFIYFCGNSLGLQPKSVSSYIATELEDWANLGVEGHFHARNPWMPYHEFLTASTARLVGANPEEVVVMNSLSVNLHLMMASFYRPDSGRFKILIEADAFPSDIYAVESQIRFHGYNPKDALIKLRPREGEYCLRTEDIEKEIGRAGEWLSLVLMGGVNYYTGQAFDMERITAAGHEAGAFVGFDLAHAAGNLELKLHDWEVDFACWCSYKYLNSGPGGVGGCFIHKNHFRDRSMPRLAGWWGHNKETRFKMGPDFQPIPTAEGWQLSNAPVLAMASLRASMEIFDEAGIPALREKSRQLTDYLEFVLADAENFGIKIITPSNPQERGCQLSLLTGHNGRELFDRITQEGVICDWREPNVIRLAPVPLYNTFEEVWHFARLLLR from the coding sequence ATGCATTTTGAAAATTCTTTATCCTTTGCCCGTGAGCGCGACACGATGGATCCGCTTCGCTCCTATCGCGACAGATTTCACCTTCCGCGCCGCCCCAATGGTGAGCCATTTATCTACTTCTGCGGCAATTCTCTCGGGCTTCAGCCCAAGTCTGTTTCATCCTATATCGCAACTGAACTCGAAGACTGGGCAAATTTGGGTGTAGAAGGGCATTTTCATGCACGAAATCCATGGATGCCCTATCACGAATTTCTTACCGCATCGACTGCACGGCTGGTCGGGGCAAATCCTGAAGAGGTGGTGGTGATGAATAGTCTTTCTGTCAACCTCCATCTGATGATGGCTTCCTTTTACAGACCCGATAGCGGGAGGTTCAAAATATTGATTGAGGCCGACGCATTTCCTTCAGACATTTATGCGGTAGAATCGCAGATCAGATTCCACGGATATAATCCCAAAGACGCACTGATCAAACTTCGACCGAGGGAGGGAGAATATTGTCTTCGCACAGAGGATATCGAAAAAGAAATCGGCCGGGCAGGCGAATGGCTTTCACTGGTTCTTATGGGCGGCGTCAACTATTACACCGGGCAGGCATTTGATATGGAAAGGATTACTGCCGCCGGCCATGAAGCAGGAGCATTTGTCGGGTTTGACCTGGCACATGCCGCAGGAAATCTGGAGCTAAAACTCCACGACTGGGAGGTAGATTTTGCCTGCTGGTGTTCTTACAAATATCTAAACTCAGGTCCGGGTGGTGTGGGAGGATGTTTTATTCATAAAAATCATTTCCGCGACAGGAGTATGCCGCGTTTAGCCGGATGGTGGGGACACAATAAGGAAACCCGCTTTAAAATGGGGCCCGACTTTCAGCCGATTCCTACAGCCGAAGGCTGGCAACTGAGCAATGCGCCCGTGCTTGCTATGGCTTCGCTGCGCGCATCCATGGAAATTTTTGATGAAGCCGGTATCCCGGCGCTTCGCGAAAAGTCGCGCCAGCTGACAGACTATCTGGAATTTGTACTGGCAGATGCAGAAAATTTTGGCATAAAAATCATCACGCCTTCCAACCCTCAGGAGCGGGGTTGCCAGCTTTCCCTGCTTACGGGACACAACGGAAGAGAACTGTTTGACCGGATTACCCAGGAGGGCGTAATCTGCGACTGGCGGGAACCCAATGTCATTCGGCTTGCGCCTGTGCCGCTGTACAATACTTTTGAAGAAGTGTGGCACTTTGCCCGTTTACTCCTCAGGTAA
- a CDS encoding T9SS type A sorting domain-containing protein, with product MYSALSSQIYFEENLGQFGPEIRYQSFVNGIQVRFLPTGISYAMIREVENESEETYEKHENYRWAGEQEFDHEALVWNTRFVGISDQTHIAGIEQMAGEINYFKGDDPGKWVTNAHRFSEIRYNSIYEGIDLRYYGTDQHQIKYDFILQPYADVGQIKMVAEGITGIEINAAGECIIHTLWGTVTDAAPFAWQKINGKDIKVDVRYQKIDPTTIGFQITGAYNPAVSLVIDPLTLNWSTFLHASTSDDYVIAVDRDSANYVYMTGYTKSLAFPITPGVYQNIYHGGIDCFVTKMDPNGTALVFSTYVGGSDWELPYAIGVTANKEPVIAGFMNSNNYPVTPGALQLSSGGGLSEGFVTKLSANGSAVIYSSYFGGEDRDYIYDMVLGPAGEAYVTGYTLSNDFPLTYGSYSNVIGGYGDIFVAKLNTSGSALSYSTLISGASYDIANTIAVNSAGEVFVGGNTGSDNLPATSGVFQSTGNFSGPGMPEDAFVLKLSADGSALKYLTYLGGSDSDVIYGLDINDNGEVFATGVTFSANFPVSQSAYQGSPSPGFGMGDLFVTRLNAAGSALIYSTYLGGSDVDFCKAIRINDANEAHILGATRSPDFPVTSGSAGYNAMYDVTLSVLSSDGSSLLHSALYGGSYNEYPRASGGLYLNGNKMTIGVTTHSPNMPMTAGTYQGVKTNGTSDAPWIATVEVGTVLPVAMRNLSVIWQPERKNTDIRWQAEDAGNSHTFFIERKTETGYWTEIGRKSGNTGPHVQYDFEDFDAANLPGQLLYYRISYQTDEGNRYYSGIAQVLIPSESPVSLSLFPNPASDLLKVTWTFSPDLVAHLEIVTMSGQTVYRSAGINMGSRRQIDISGWSKGIYYVKMTVPGHSPVVEKLVVD from the coding sequence TTGTACAGTGCTCTATCGTCTCAAATCTATTTTGAGGAAAATCTCGGTCAGTTTGGGCCCGAAATCCGCTATCAGTCTTTTGTCAACGGCATACAGGTGCGTTTTTTACCTACCGGTATTAGCTATGCTATGATCCGGGAAGTAGAAAATGAATCGGAGGAAACCTATGAAAAACACGAAAACTACCGATGGGCAGGCGAGCAGGAGTTTGACCATGAGGCGCTTGTATGGAATACCCGGTTTGTCGGTATATCGGACCAGACTCATATTGCGGGTATAGAGCAGATGGCAGGGGAAATCAACTACTTTAAAGGCGATGATCCCGGAAAATGGGTGACAAATGCTCACCGTTTCAGTGAAATCCGCTATAACTCGATATATGAAGGCATCGATCTTCGCTATTATGGGACAGATCAGCATCAGATCAAATACGATTTTATACTTCAGCCTTATGCAGATGTGGGCCAGATAAAAATGGTTGCCGAAGGAATTACGGGAATAGAAATCAATGCTGCAGGCGAATGTATCATACACACTTTGTGGGGCACAGTTACGGATGCCGCACCTTTTGCCTGGCAAAAGATCAATGGAAAAGATATAAAAGTTGATGTCCGTTATCAAAAAATTGACCCGACAACGATAGGTTTTCAGATAACCGGCGCCTATAACCCGGCGGTTTCATTGGTAATTGATCCGCTCACGCTCAACTGGAGTACATTTTTACATGCAAGTACTTCCGATGATTATGTCATTGCTGTGGACAGAGACAGTGCCAACTATGTATATATGACCGGCTACACCAAATCGCTGGCTTTTCCGATTACCCCGGGTGTTTATCAGAATATCTATCACGGGGGAATAGATTGTTTTGTTACCAAAATGGATCCCAATGGCACTGCACTTGTCTTTTCTACCTATGTGGGCGGTTCTGACTGGGAGCTTCCTTATGCCATTGGCGTTACAGCCAATAAGGAGCCGGTCATTGCCGGGTTTATGAATTCCAACAATTATCCGGTCACGCCAGGTGCGCTTCAGCTCTCGTCCGGGGGCGGGTTATCCGAAGGGTTCGTAACCAAACTTTCCGCCAATGGGAGCGCGGTGATTTACTCTTCCTATTTTGGCGGAGAGGACCGCGACTATATCTACGATATGGTGCTCGGGCCGGCAGGAGAAGCCTATGTGACGGGTTATACCCTTTCCAACGATTTTCCGCTGACTTATGGCTCATACAGCAATGTCATAGGAGGTTATGGCGATATATTTGTAGCCAAACTCAATACCAGCGGCAGTGCGCTGAGTTATTCTACCCTGATATCGGGTGCCAGTTATGATATCGCCAACACGATTGCTGTAAACAGTGCAGGGGAAGTTTTTGTGGGAGGAAATACAGGGTCTGACAATCTGCCTGCCACCAGTGGCGTTTTTCAGAGCACAGGCAATTTTTCCGGGCCGGGAATGCCAGAGGATGCATTTGTATTAAAACTATCTGCCGATGGCTCTGCATTAAAATACCTGACATATCTCGGGGGAAGTGACAGCGATGTGATCTACGGCCTTGACATCAACGACAATGGGGAAGTATTTGCCACAGGTGTCACCTTTTCCGCCAATTTTCCTGTCTCACAAAGTGCATATCAGGGCAGCCCTTCTCCCGGCTTCGGGATGGGAGACCTGTTTGTCACCCGGCTGAATGCTGCTGGTTCGGCACTCATTTACAGTACCTACCTGGGAGGTTCTGATGTGGATTTTTGCAAAGCTATTCGCATCAATGACGCCAATGAAGCCCATATTCTTGGAGCTACACGTTCTCCGGATTTTCCTGTTACCTCCGGTTCTGCCGGGTATAACGCCATGTATGACGTTACGCTTTCTGTGCTGAGCTCAGACGGTAGCAGCCTGTTGCACTCAGCCTTATACGGGGGGAGCTACAATGAGTACCCCCGAGCCTCGGGAGGTTTGTACCTCAATGGAAATAAGATGACGATAGGTGTCACCACTCACAGCCCTAATATGCCTATGACTGCGGGTACCTATCAGGGGGTAAAAACCAATGGTACTTCCGATGCACCATGGATTGCAACGGTAGAGGTCGGTACGGTTTTACCGGTGGCGATGCGTAATCTCTCGGTCATTTGGCAACCCGAACGGAAAAATACTGATATTCGCTGGCAGGCAGAAGATGCCGGAAATTCTCATACTTTCTTCATCGAAAGGAAAACCGAAACGGGTTACTGGACAGAGATCGGCAGGAAAAGCGGAAATACCGGACCTCATGTGCAGTATGATTTTGAAGACTTTGATGCTGCAAACCTGCCCGGTCAGTTGTTGTATTACCGGATCAGTTATCAGACCGATGAAGGTAACAGATATTATTCGGGAATTGCCCAGGTGCTGATCCCTTCTGAAAGCCCTGTCAGCCTTTCTCTATTTCCCAACCCGGCAAGTGATCTGTTGAAAGTGACATGGACTTTTTCACCTGATCTTGTGGCACATCTCGAAATTGTAACCATGTCGGGGCAGACCGTGTACAGAAGTGCTGGGATAAATATGGGAAGCCGGCGCCAGATAGACATATCGGGCTGGTCGAAAGGTATTTATTATGTAAAAATGACTGTGCCCGGTCATTCTCCGGTGGTAGAAAAACTGGTGGTGGATTAA
- a CDS encoding geranylgeranylglyceryl/heptaprenylglyceryl phosphate synthase — protein MNSTLIHQLQELKTFGRKAFAILIDPDKAGGNHLDKILDRVEAAGADLIFVGGSLVMGGEIHALVPQIKSRTNIPVVLFPGSLYQIVPEADGILFLSLISGRNADLLIGKHVEAAPILRQTRLEILPTGYMLIDAGKATTANYISNTFPIPSDKHDIAACTALAGEMLGLKMIYMDGGSGAQRTISPDMVRAVAKSINIPLLIGGGIRKPEDAGKIWEAGADMIVIGHAVESDPDGDLIARIAAVKDQLNLKYS, from the coding sequence ATGAACTCTACCCTTATTCACCAACTTCAGGAACTGAAAACCTTTGGCCGGAAAGCCTTTGCGATTTTGATTGACCCTGACAAAGCGGGTGGCAACCATTTAGATAAAATTCTGGATCGTGTGGAAGCCGCAGGCGCAGATTTAATTTTTGTAGGAGGAAGTCTGGTAATGGGTGGAGAAATCCATGCGCTCGTACCGCAGATCAAGTCCCGCACGAATATTCCGGTTGTCTTATTTCCGGGGAGTTTGTATCAGATCGTACCCGAAGCAGACGGTATTCTTTTCCTCTCTCTCATCAGTGGCCGAAATGCCGACCTGCTGATAGGCAAACATGTGGAGGCTGCCCCCATTCTGCGTCAGACACGGCTGGAAATTCTTCCTACCGGCTATATGCTGATTGACGCCGGAAAGGCTACCACCGCCAATTATATCAGTAACACCTTTCCTATTCCCTCAGACAAACACGATATCGCAGCCTGCACAGCCCTGGCAGGTGAAATGCTTGGACTGAAAATGATCTATATGGATGGCGGCAGTGGGGCACAAAGGACCATTTCCCCCGATATGGTTCGTGCTGTCGCAAAAAGCATCAATATCCCTCTGCTGATCGGAGGTGGCATACGCAAACCCGAAGATGCCGGCAAAATTTGGGAAGCCGGGGCAGATATGATCGTCATCGGCCACGCCGTGGAATCTGATCCTGACGGAGACCTCATTGCCCGTATTGCCGCAGTAAAAGACCAACTCAATTTAAAATATAGTTAA
- a CDS encoding fumarylacetoacetate hydrolase family protein, translated as MKIICVGRNYREHALELNNPVPESPMIFFKPDTAVLRDNKDFYYPDFTKDLHFECELVFRIGREGKHIQEKYVPSYIDGIGLGIDMTARDLQAEIKKKSWPWTLAKGFNDSAPVSEFLSPEEFSDFQDIHFTCAINGETRQTGHSADMIYSVATLISYITQFITLKKGDLVFTGTPAGVGALAVGDRIEGYLEGKKLLDFNVK; from the coding sequence ATGAAAATTATTTGTGTTGGAAGAAACTACCGGGAACATGCCCTTGAACTCAACAACCCGGTTCCGGAATCTCCGATGATTTTTTTTAAGCCTGATACCGCAGTATTGCGCGACAATAAAGATTTTTATTACCCAGACTTTACCAAAGATCTTCACTTTGAATGTGAACTGGTTTTCCGTATCGGTCGGGAAGGAAAACACATTCAGGAAAAATATGTACCTTCTTATATTGATGGTATAGGACTGGGGATTGATATGACCGCCAGAGATCTTCAGGCAGAAATTAAGAAAAAAAGCTGGCCATGGACTCTGGCCAAAGGCTTTAATGATTCGGCGCCTGTATCTGAGTTTCTGTCTCCGGAAGAGTTTTCCGATTTTCAGGATATTCACTTTACCTGTGCCATCAATGGTGAAACCCGCCAAACCGGCCACTCTGCCGATATGATCTATTCTGTAGCCACGCTGATTTCCTATATCACTCAGTTTATTACGCTCAAGAAGGGTGATCTGGTATTTACCGGTACGCCTGCCGGTGTCGGTGCGCTCGCCGTTGGCGACCGGATTGAAGGTTACCTTGAAGGAAAAAAATTGCTGGATTTTAATGTCAAATAA
- a CDS encoding M23 family metallopeptidase: MSNNRSRLLTSLFGILAVVLLAAIPAESYRYPMDGYYALAGTFGELRPDHFHSGIDIKTFGKTGVPIHAVQDGYVYRIKVSPFGFGKAVYLRHPDGRYSVYGHLSRFSDELEAYTLRQQYASEQFSQEIYLTSTDFPVKEGDIIAFSGNTGSSAGPHLHFEIRDKEERILNPLIYYKNLIKDSQKPVVQEIAIEPLDINARVNGEFRKVKLIPTGTDGNYQLSGPVYISGRAGIEYRAYDLLDAASNHCGINLARLYLDDRMIYEFDLRQFSFDDKRYINLHMDYANYKEKKERLEKSYVEPNNHFEAYTPIPQQGIIELTDDRPHNFRLELADVHGNTSTVTGKLIRSVAGDPFPPAPAFYPVPKVSYEIRRNVMVLTASRAHKSFMDGLNYRDAFGDQKKVKPAYMKGSSMVFLLPLARFDYPVEMWDNEGVWNQKFNLVEEITQENNNLVEFEELQLFFPYEAVFDRVHLEVVKKPALPGMYSDIYQVGNENIPLNKSYLVSFRPKAAASRDHLIVAQRIRGEWKYAGNTLGEDANVYAAMSEFGEFCLMADNVLPTLEPIDFADNVKIPASQQKINIRVDDDFSGIDHYEIRVTLDGQWKLFEYNYKNNTITWDLKKDRPAPGTYILLAKAKDKANNIVQKSWRVLF, translated from the coding sequence ATGTCAAATAACCGCTCCAGACTGTTAACTTCGCTCTTCGGCATACTCGCCGTTGTTCTTTTGGCCGCCATTCCCGCAGAATCCTACCGCTACCCGATGGATGGCTATTATGCGCTGGCTGGTACTTTTGGGGAGCTGCGGCCCGATCATTTCCACTCGGGAATTGATATAAAAACGTTCGGCAAAACCGGCGTTCCTATCCATGCTGTTCAGGATGGGTATGTGTACCGTATCAAGGTCAGCCCTTTTGGCTTTGGTAAAGCGGTTTACCTCAGACATCCCGACGGCCGCTATAGTGTATATGGCCACCTCTCCCGGTTTAGCGATGAACTGGAAGCATATACCCTCCGCCAGCAATATGCTTCCGAGCAGTTTTCTCAGGAAATTTATCTCACCAGTACTGACTTTCCAGTCAAAGAAGGGGACATCATCGCATTCAGCGGGAATACCGGATCTTCTGCCGGCCCACACCTGCACTTCGAAATTCGCGATAAGGAGGAGAGAATTCTAAATCCGCTTATTTACTATAAAAATCTCATTAAAGATTCCCAAAAGCCTGTTGTTCAGGAAATCGCCATCGAGCCGCTGGATATCAATGCCCGGGTCAACGGCGAATTCCGGAAAGTAAAGCTGATTCCTACAGGCACGGACGGCAACTATCAACTCTCCGGCCCTGTGTACATCTCCGGCCGTGCCGGCATCGAGTACCGCGCGTATGATCTGCTCGATGCCGCTTCCAATCACTGTGGCATTAACCTGGCCCGCCTGTATCTGGATGACCGGATGATCTACGAATTTGACCTTCGCCAGTTTTCTTTTGATGATAAAAGGTATATCAACCTCCATATGGATTATGCCAATTACAAAGAGAAAAAGGAAAGGCTGGAAAAAAGTTATGTAGAACCCAATAATCATTTTGAGGCATATACGCCCATTCCCCAACAGGGCATCATCGAACTTACCGACGACCGGCCGCACAATTTCCGGCTGGAACTGGCCGATGTACATGGCAATACAAGCACCGTAACGGGTAAGCTGATACGATCAGTTGCCGGCGACCCGTTTCCTCCTGCGCCGGCCTTTTACCCTGTCCCCAAAGTGAGTTATGAGATCAGGCGGAATGTCATGGTGCTGACCGCCTCCCGTGCGCACAAATCTTTCATGGATGGCCTGAATTACCGGGATGCTTTTGGTGATCAAAAAAAGGTCAAACCAGCTTATATGAAAGGTTCCTCCATGGTTTTCCTGCTTCCGCTGGCCAGATTTGATTATCCTGTGGAAATGTGGGACAATGAAGGCGTATGGAACCAGAAATTTAATCTGGTGGAAGAAATTACACAGGAAAATAATAACCTCGTCGAATTTGAGGAATTGCAGTTGTTTTTCCCTTACGAGGCTGTTTTTGACCGGGTACATCTGGAAGTAGTCAAAAAACCTGCGCTTCCGGGTATGTACAGCGATATTTATCAGGTTGGAAATGAAAATATTCCGCTAAATAAATCCTATCTGGTTTCTTTCAGGCCCAAAGCTGCCGCATCCCGTGACCACCTGATCGTCGCACAGCGGATCCGAGGTGAATGGAAATATGCCGGAAATACATTAGGGGAAGATGCGAATGTGTATGCAGCAATGTCTGAATTTGGCGAATTTTGCCTGATGGCCGACAATGTTTTGCCTACACTGGAACCTATCGATTTTGCCGATAATGTAAAAATCCCTGCTTCCCAGCAGAAAATCAATATCAGGGTTGACGATGATTTTTCCGGAATCGACCACTACGAGATACGGGTTACACTCGACGGGCAGTGGAAATTGTTTGAATACAATTATAAAAACAATACCATTACCTGGGATCTGAAAAAAGATCGTCCCGCGCCGGGAACATATATTCTTTTGGCAAAAGCCAAAGACAAAGCAAATAATATTGTTCAAAAATCGTGGAGGGTGTTATTTTAG
- a CDS encoding EamA family transporter, with protein sequence MINNERGRAYLLLHIAIVLYGFTGILGRLIQLEGVVLVWYRMVITLISLCLFPGLIKKAVSLPKATILKITGLGVLLSIHWVTFFDGIRFSNVSITLSCLASTAFFTSIFEPLVFKRRIQWREMLLGAIVIVGFVFMFNATGGKYLFGMGISILSAVIVALVGVGNKVLVSKEDPLSITLLEFAGGVLGLTLMLPVYLYFLPETVLIPRTIDLFYLIILALLCTTLAYNLNMYAIRHISAYTSALSINLEPIYAMIMAWLIFREDKELSPGFYAGAAIILLSVFLNAWYEWQMASSRRKLV encoded by the coding sequence ATGATCAACAACGAGCGTGGCCGCGCATATCTGCTTTTGCATATTGCCATTGTCCTGTATGGGTTTACAGGTATTCTGGGCAGGCTGATTCAGCTTGAGGGAGTTGTATTGGTCTGGTACCGGATGGTGATCACCCTGATCAGCCTCTGCCTGTTTCCCGGACTGATAAAAAAGGCCGTTTCCCTGCCTAAAGCTACTATTCTGAAAATCACCGGATTGGGTGTTTTGCTTTCCATTCACTGGGTGACTTTCTTTGATGGTATTCGTTTTTCAAATGTGAGTATCACGCTGAGTTGTCTGGCTTCCACTGCATTTTTTACGTCTATTTTTGAGCCGTTGGTATTCAAGCGCCGCATTCAATGGAGGGAAATGCTGCTGGGGGCAATTGTGATTGTGGGGTTTGTGTTTATGTTTAATGCTACGGGTGGAAAATACCTTTTTGGAATGGGCATTTCTATACTTTCCGCAGTGATCGTGGCACTGGTGGGGGTGGGAAATAAAGTGCTGGTTTCAAAAGAAGATCCGCTCTCAATCACGCTGCTGGAATTTGCCGGTGGGGTGTTGGGCTTGACGCTGATGTTGCCGGTGTACCTGTATTTTCTGCCGGAAACCGTCCTTATTCCCCGGACGATAGATCTGTTTTACCTGATCATATTGGCTTTGTTGTGTACTACGCTTGCCTATAATCTGAATATGTACGCCATACGGCATATTTCGGCTTATACTTCGGCGTTGTCTATTAATCTGGAGCCTATCTATGCGATGATTATGGCCTGGTTGATTTTCCGGGAGGATAAAGAGCTTAGCCCCGGATTTTACGCAGGTGCGGCCATTATTTTACTTTCTGTTTTTCTCAATGCCTGGTACGAATGGCAAATGGCTAGTTCCCGCCGGAAGCTTGTTTGA